A section of the Triticum dicoccoides isolate Atlit2015 ecotype Zavitan chromosome 7A, WEW_v2.0, whole genome shotgun sequence genome encodes:
- the LOC119332766 gene encoding U1 small nuclear ribonucleoprotein 70 kDa-like — MASSGSRTRPPCADQEDMPKTWLEASLDKKKEKDVPTPPCWCGDVCKLKVSTDRNKSWTEGRRFFVCPNCAHDRRRPTNAYDIPPSPPPLCKYFTWIDHEVPKDIQEDQRADWLRRQRLFEESYARGLERERREKEARERKKREQERARKEKAARQEERASKLARARDAREEDEARDKKGKWPRTTQ, encoded by the exons atggcttcatccggttccaggaCGAGGCCACCGTGCGCGGACCAAGAGGACATGCCGAAGACGTGGTTGGAGGCCAGTTtggacaagaagaaggagaaggatgtgCCCACACCACCATGTTGGTGTGGTGATGTTTGCAAGCTGAAGGTGTCCACTGACCGCAACAAGTCATGGACAGAAGGTAGAAGGTTTTTCGTGTGTCCCAACTGTGCACATGATCGTCGAAGGCCAACTAACGCATATGACATACCACCG TCCCCTCCTCCACTTTGCAAGTACTTCACTTGGATAGATCACGAGGTACCAAAAGATATCCAAGAGGACCAACGTGCAGATTGGTTACGGAGGCAGCGCCTATTCGAGGAGTCCTATGCACGGGGATTGGAGCGGGAGCGTCGTGAGAAGGAGGCTCGTGAGCGCAAGAAGCGTGAGCAAGAGAGGGCACGCAAAGAGAAGGCGGCTCGTCAAGAAGAGAGGGCAAGCAAACTTGCAAGGGCTCGCGATGCACGAGAGGAGGACgaggcacgtgacaagaagggaaAGTGGCCCCGGACTACTCAGTAG